In Kordia antarctica, the following proteins share a genomic window:
- a CDS encoding Fic family protein: protein MIDFKLGKLPLSKDIETKKVLKKLTSAHRALAELKGVVSSIPNQNILINTLGLQEAKDSSAIENIITTHDDIYKAELNLDGFKSLNAKEVQNYISALKKGFELITKQKILTKNNIISIQSELEKNNAGFRKVPGTALKNATTGETVYTPPQDYDTIVDLMTNLEQYINDATMSDFDDLVKMAIIHYQFESIHPFYDGNGRTGRIINVLYLVMNDLLNLPVLYLSRYIIEHKIEYYKLLQEVRETDNWEKWILYILDSVEQISKETIILISKIKALIFEYKNLLRNNYKFYSQDLLNNLFKHPYTKIEFIEKDLGVSRITAAKYLNLLAKDNILKKEKLGTGNYYVNIKLIKILTLEK, encoded by the coding sequence ATGATCGATTTTAAACTTGGAAAATTACCACTATCAAAAGATATTGAAACGAAGAAAGTTCTTAAAAAACTAACTTCTGCGCATAGAGCTTTAGCCGAATTGAAAGGTGTAGTTTCAAGTATTCCAAATCAAAATATTTTAATTAATACGTTAGGTCTTCAAGAAGCTAAAGACAGTTCTGCTATTGAAAATATAATAACAACGCACGATGACATATACAAAGCCGAACTAAACCTTGATGGTTTTAAATCATTAAATGCCAAAGAAGTTCAAAACTATATTTCTGCACTAAAAAAAGGGTTCGAATTAATAACAAAGCAAAAAATATTGACCAAAAACAATATCATCTCAATTCAATCGGAATTAGAAAAAAATAATGCTGGATTTAGAAAAGTGCCAGGAACTGCCTTAAAGAACGCAACTACGGGAGAAACTGTTTATACACCACCACAAGATTATGATACTATTGTGGATTTAATGACAAACCTTGAGCAATATATAAATGATGCTACGATGTCAGATTTCGACGATTTAGTAAAAATGGCTATCATTCATTATCAATTTGAAAGTATTCATCCTTTTTATGACGGAAATGGAAGAACAGGACGAATTATTAATGTATTATATTTAGTAATGAATGATTTACTAAATCTGCCTGTTTTATATTTGAGTCGCTATATTATTGAGCATAAAATAGAATATTATAAACTTTTACAAGAAGTTAGAGAAACCGATAATTGGGAAAAGTGGATACTATATATACTTGACAGTGTTGAACAAATTTCAAAAGAGACTATTATATTAATTTCAAAAATTAAAGCGCTAATTTTTGAGTATAAAAACCTGTTGAGAAATAATTATAAATTTTATAGCCAAGATTTATTAAATAACTTATTTAAGCATCCGTATACCAAAATCGAATTTATAGAAAAGGATTTAGGTGTTTCAAGAATTACTGCTGCTAAATATCTTAATCTATTAGCAAAAGATAATATACTGAAAAAAGAAAAATTAGGAACTGGAAATTACTATGTTAATATAAAATTGATTAAAATATTAACCTTGGAAAAGTAA
- the rfbD gene encoding dTDP-4-dehydrorhamnose reductase → MKTVLVTGANGQLGQCIQKIQQQHKEIKFHFKSSSELDITDTKTVNDYFSKNTFDYCVNCAAYTNVELAESEEEKAYLVNAEAVKNLAKACAENNTTLLHISTDYVFDGTKTAPYVETDTTNPISVYGASKLKGEQNIQEVLQQYFIIRTSWLYAEFGKNFYKTIVQKAKEKANLTITTEQTGTPTNANDLAELILKIINTENTDYGIYHFSNDGEATWYDFTKEIIKNLNLASAEKPTLQSVASYKTKAARPKNSVLDKTKVRNIIETISWQDSLRKLMDEL, encoded by the coding sequence ATGAAAACGGTTTTAGTAACTGGCGCAAATGGTCAATTAGGACAATGTATTCAAAAAATACAACAACAGCATAAAGAGATTAAGTTTCACTTCAAATCGTCAAGCGAATTAGACATTACAGACACAAAAACTGTTAACGATTACTTTTCTAAAAATACTTTTGATTATTGTGTAAATTGTGCTGCGTACACAAATGTGGAACTGGCAGAAAGCGAAGAAGAAAAAGCATATCTAGTAAATGCGGAAGCTGTTAAAAATCTGGCGAAAGCTTGCGCTGAAAACAACACAACATTACTACATATTTCTACAGATTATGTATTTGACGGAACAAAAACGGCTCCATACGTAGAAACTGATACGACAAATCCTATCAGCGTTTATGGCGCGTCTAAGTTAAAAGGCGAACAAAACATTCAAGAAGTATTACAGCAGTATTTCATCATTCGTACGTCTTGGTTATATGCTGAATTTGGGAAGAATTTCTACAAAACCATTGTACAAAAAGCAAAAGAAAAGGCAAACCTAACCATTACAACGGAGCAAACAGGAACGCCGACAAACGCAAATGATTTAGCGGAATTGATTCTGAAAATCATCAATACAGAAAATACAGACTACGGAATTTATCACTTTAGCAATGATGGCGAAGCAACTTGGTACGATTTTACCAAAGAAATTATTAAAAATTTAAACTTGGCTTCCGCCGAAAAACCTACGTTACAATCTGTAGCGAGTTACAAAACTAAAGCCGCACGCCCAAAAAATAGCGTCTTAGACAAAACCAAAGTTCGCAACATAATTGAAACAATTTCTTGGCAGGATAGTTTGCGGAAGTTGATGGATGAGTTATAG
- the rfbC gene encoding dTDP-4-dehydrorhamnose 3,5-epimerase, with translation MNITHTPLAGCFIIEPQIFGDARGSFMETYNEKNFPADVHFVQDNQSTSQKGVLRGLHFQTGKHAQAKLVRVIRGEVLDIAVDIRPKSKTFLQHFSVVLNNQNNKQLFVPRGFAHGFIVLKDDTIFAYKCDNLYNKEAESGIMYNDPEIAIDWMLPEDEILLSEKDKALPTLKSLSL, from the coding sequence TTGAACATTACTCACACACCATTAGCAGGCTGTTTTATCATAGAACCTCAAATATTTGGAGATGCTAGAGGCAGCTTTATGGAAACATATAACGAAAAAAACTTTCCAGCAGATGTACACTTTGTACAAGACAATCAATCTACGTCACAAAAAGGTGTTTTGCGCGGATTACACTTTCAAACAGGGAAACATGCGCAAGCAAAATTAGTACGTGTCATTCGAGGAGAAGTATTAGACATTGCCGTTGATATAAGACCAAAATCTAAAACATTTTTACAACACTTTTCAGTAGTCTTAAACAATCAAAACAACAAGCAATTATTTGTACCAAGAGGATTTGCACATGGTTTTATCGTCTTGAAAGACGATACCATTTTCGCATACAAATGTGACAATCTTTACAACAAAGAAGCTGAATCGGGAATTATGTATAACGATCCTGAAATTGCTATTGATTGGATGCTGCCCGAAGACGAAATACTACTCTCTGAGAAAGACAAAGCATTACCAACACTGAAATCATTATCGCTATGA
- the rfbA gene encoding glucose-1-phosphate thymidylyltransferase RfbA produces MKGIVLAGGSGTRLHPLTLAVSKQLMPVYDKPMIYYPVSTLISAGIREILIISTPQDLPLFQKLLGDGKKLGCEFHYEVQENPNGLAEAFIIGAPFIGDDKVALILGDNIFYGSGLATLLQANNDPQGGIIYAYHVHDPERYGVVEFDADGNAISIEEKPATPKSNYAVPGIYFYDNEVVEIAKNIKPSKRGELEITDVNRVYLEKGKLSVSILDRGTAWLDTGTFNSLMQASQFVQVIEERQGLKIGAIEEAAYRMGFITKKQLDELAQPLLKSGYGKHLLEIH; encoded by the coding sequence ATGAAAGGAATAGTATTAGCAGGCGGTTCAGGAACAAGATTGCATCCACTTACGTTAGCCGTAAGTAAGCAATTGATGCCTGTATATGACAAACCGATGATTTACTATCCAGTTTCTACACTTATCAGTGCTGGAATTCGTGAAATACTCATCATATCTACGCCACAAGATTTACCATTATTCCAAAAACTATTGGGCGACGGAAAAAAACTTGGGTGCGAATTTCACTATGAAGTACAAGAAAATCCAAACGGATTGGCAGAAGCTTTTATAATTGGCGCACCATTTATTGGCGATGACAAAGTTGCGTTGATTTTAGGAGATAATATATTTTATGGATCTGGCTTGGCGACATTACTGCAAGCAAACAATGATCCTCAAGGTGGAATCATTTACGCGTATCACGTACACGATCCGGAACGCTATGGAGTTGTGGAATTTGATGCAGACGGAAATGCAATATCTATTGAAGAAAAACCTGCAACACCAAAATCGAACTATGCGGTTCCAGGAATCTATTTCTATGACAATGAAGTGGTAGAAATTGCCAAAAATATCAAACCTAGCAAACGTGGCGAACTCGAAATTACAGACGTAAACCGCGTATATCTTGAAAAAGGAAAACTAAGTGTTAGCATTCTTGACAGAGGAACGGCTTGGTTAGACACAGGAACATTTAATTCATTAATGCAAGCTTCACAATTTGTACAAGTCATTGAAGAACGTCAAGGACTCAAAATTGGCGCTATTGAAGAAGCTGCATATCGAATGGGATTCATTACCAAAAAACAATTAGATGAATTGGCACAACCATTATTGAAAAGTGGTTATGGAAAACATCTATTAGAAATACACTAA
- the rfbB gene encoding dTDP-glucose 4,6-dehydratase, whose translation MPKNAVLITGGAGFIGANYIPYFLEQHQDTTVVNIDKLTYAGDLKNLAEIANHENYTFVEGDICNRAFIEELFTKHDFKAVIHFAAESHVDNSIKNPDAFIQTNIFGTFNVLDVAKKFWMDGPNQIKKGFENCRFHHISTDEVYGTLGETGLFTEETSYAPNSPYSASKASSDFIVRSYFHTYGMNVVTTNCSNNYGPKQHDEKLIPTIIRKAISGENIPIYGDGTNIRDWLYVLDHCKGIHLVYQTGKTGETYNIGGRNERNNVYIASTICELLDKIHPKEASYKEQITFVSDRPGHDFRYAIDASKIEEELGWKAEENFESGILKTIEWYLHKYTQ comes from the coding sequence ATGCCTAAAAACGCTGTACTTATTACTGGAGGAGCAGGATTTATAGGAGCAAACTATATTCCGTATTTCTTGGAACAACACCAAGACACCACAGTTGTAAATATTGATAAACTAACGTATGCTGGAGATTTAAAAAATCTGGCAGAAATTGCGAATCATGAAAATTACACGTTTGTGGAAGGCGATATCTGTAATAGAGCGTTTATTGAAGAATTATTTACGAAGCACGATTTTAAAGCGGTGATTCACTTTGCTGCGGAATCGCATGTAGACAACTCTATCAAAAATCCGGATGCATTCATTCAAACAAATATCTTTGGAACTTTTAATGTATTAGATGTTGCAAAAAAGTTTTGGATGGATGGACCAAATCAAATCAAAAAAGGATTCGAAAACTGTAGATTTCATCACATATCAACCGACGAGGTTTACGGAACCTTAGGCGAAACAGGTTTGTTTACAGAAGAAACATCATACGCGCCAAACAGTCCGTACAGTGCTTCCAAAGCTTCGTCAGACTTTATTGTGCGCAGTTACTTTCATACGTACGGAATGAATGTTGTGACGACAAACTGTTCCAACAATTACGGACCAAAACAACATGACGAAAAGTTGATTCCTACCATAATTCGCAAAGCAATTTCAGGCGAAAACATTCCAATATATGGAGATGGAACCAATATTCGCGATTGGTTATACGTATTAGATCATTGCAAAGGAATTCACTTAGTATACCAAACTGGAAAAACAGGCGAAACCTATAACATTGGCGGACGTAATGAGCGTAACAACGTATACATTGCTTCAACAATATGTGAGTTATTAGACAAAATTCATCCAAAAGAAGCATCCTACAAAGAACAAATTACGTTTGTATCTGACAGACCAGGACATGATTTTCGGTATGCAATTGATGCAAGCAAAATAGAAGAAGAATTGGGTTGGAAAGCCGAAGAAAACTTCGAATCGGGCATTTTGAAAACAATTGAATGGTATTTACACAAATACACACAATAG
- a CDS encoding DUF6909 family protein — translation MSNIKRHERTRAQESSGAIERLYITMRHLFNRGFYKPMGVSGETLRQSLLVLRPEIYGSIADEKAEINGLLYVIDRLPIGIEECRFINLTSDEGYKNSHFKAIIPPKRRRNCYRIDEEQMNIEITRGRSEIYDILTHLTFLFIESHKICNRVLFGEEGETTRDWEKLEAAVTKKKKLTLAEREVAITHTANILGRTFEEILDAHKTFSTKEHPERFLNIIYWLGKLAIKEVAKSEKRTITFSPVLRERLGHHIHGEVWANNIKKVLKENNLLHRPIHIISANMHSVMNSIFAPKLLRKQLNTTDEFDIFEELSASGNNTLRAKVEKEALKRGMIYIKDESGTNINVQIFDTSKIDFSKTSYTCTAKNDDEKPVLFVMDYAFGEQAYETIDEFLKPYTSDDETQKEYLNMASISIMGKAGILEGGKGDIMIPSAHIFEGTADNYPFENELKKEDLEGHGLKVFEGSMITVLGTSLQNKDILKFFHDSTWNVIGLEMEGAHYQKAIQSASKIRRSISEDVKVRYAYYASDNPLETGSTLASGGLGTTGVKPTYLITRKILEQLFNN, via the coding sequence ATGAGTAACATTAAAAGACACGAAAGAACTAGAGCGCAAGAATCATCAGGAGCTATTGAACGTTTGTACATTACCATGAGGCATTTATTTAATCGTGGATTTTATAAACCGATGGGCGTTTCTGGAGAAACATTGCGACAATCGTTATTGGTGTTACGTCCCGAAATATATGGCTCTATCGCTGATGAAAAGGCAGAAATTAACGGATTACTTTATGTAATTGATCGTTTGCCAATTGGGATTGAAGAATGTCGTTTTATCAATTTAACATCTGATGAAGGCTATAAAAATTCACACTTTAAAGCCATTATTCCACCTAAAAGAAGAAGAAACTGTTACCGAATTGATGAGGAACAGATGAACATTGAAATTACGCGTGGACGTTCGGAAATCTATGATATTTTAACGCATTTGACGTTTTTATTTATAGAATCGCATAAAATTTGCAATCGTGTATTGTTTGGAGAAGAAGGTGAAACAACGCGCGATTGGGAAAAATTAGAAGCCGCAGTTACTAAAAAGAAAAAATTAACACTTGCCGAGCGAGAAGTTGCCATTACGCATACAGCGAATATATTAGGAAGAACATTTGAGGAAATCTTAGATGCACATAAAACGTTTTCTACTAAAGAACATCCAGAGCGCTTTTTAAACATTATTTACTGGTTAGGGAAACTTGCCATTAAAGAAGTTGCCAAAAGCGAAAAAAGAACCATTACGTTTAGTCCTGTGTTGCGAGAACGCTTAGGACACCATATTCATGGAGAAGTTTGGGCAAACAATATTAAAAAAGTATTAAAAGAAAATAATCTATTACACAGACCAATTCATATTATTAGTGCCAATATGCACAGTGTGATGAATTCTATATTTGCGCCAAAACTATTACGCAAACAACTCAATACAACGGACGAGTTTGATATCTTTGAAGAATTAAGTGCATCAGGAAACAATACACTTCGTGCTAAAGTAGAAAAAGAAGCGTTAAAAAGAGGAATGATTTACATTAAAGATGAATCAGGAACCAATATCAATGTGCAAATATTTGATACTTCTAAAATAGATTTTAGCAAAACATCGTACACATGTACTGCGAAAAATGATGATGAAAAACCTGTTTTATTTGTCATGGATTATGCTTTTGGAGAACAAGCATATGAAACTATTGATGAGTTTTTAAAACCTTATACTAGTGACGATGAAACTCAGAAAGAATACCTAAATATGGCTTCCATTTCCATTATGGGAAAAGCAGGTATTTTAGAAGGAGGAAAAGGCGATATCATGATTCCGTCAGCACACATATTTGAAGGAACAGCCGATAATTATCCTTTTGAAAATGAATTGAAAAAAGAAGATTTAGAAGGTCATGGATTAAAGGTTTTTGAAGGTTCCATGATTACCGTTTTAGGAACGTCATTGCAAAACAAAGACATCTTAAAATTCTTTCATGATTCTACTTGGAATGTCATTGGTTTAGAAATGGAAGGCGCACATTATCAAAAAGCAATTCAATCTGCTTCAAAAATAAGAAGAAGTATTTCAGAAGATGTAAAAGTGCGGTATGCATATTACGCTTCTGATAATCCATTAGAAACTGGAAGCACATTAGCTTCTGGCGGATTGGGAACAACAGGTGTAAAACCGACTTATTTAATAACACGAAAAATTTTAGAACAACTATTTAACAACTAA
- a CDS encoding GH3 auxin-responsive promoter family protein, with protein MKSLKALLAKPFAHYIRKKVYKWASNPIVTQEKVFQKLIESAKHTEFGKDHDFENIQSHADFIKRVPIRDYEALKSYVEKVVAGESDILWKGKPLYFAKTSGTTSGSKYIPITKESMPTHVEAARNAILLYVAETGNTDFVDGKMIFLQGSPVLKEENGVKLGRLSGIVAHYVPGYLQKNRMPSWETNCIDDWETKVEAIVDETLPEKMAIISGIPSWVQMYFERIQERTGKKIGDVFPDFKLFIFGGVNYEPYRNKFENLIGRKVDSIELYPASEGFFAFQDEQEDKGMLLQLDSGIFYEFIKADTFFDSTPTRITLKDVKLGVNYVLIISSNAGLWAYNIGDTVEFTSLKPYKVIVSGRIKHFISAFGEHVIGKEVEHALNEALQQSGASINEFTVAPKIDPEIGLPYHEWFIEFEKEPENMDAFEKIIDASLQTQNSYYFDLIKGKVLKPLQVTKIQKDGFQNYMKSIGKLGGQNKIPRLSNDRKIAETLTNYKKA; from the coding sequence ATGAAATCTCTAAAAGCACTTCTAGCTAAACCATTTGCGCATTACATTCGAAAAAAAGTGTACAAATGGGCAAGCAATCCGATTGTCACACAAGAAAAAGTATTTCAAAAACTCATTGAAAGTGCAAAGCATACGGAATTTGGAAAAGATCACGATTTTGAAAACATTCAATCGCATGCTGATTTTATAAAACGTGTTCCAATTCGTGATTACGAAGCATTAAAATCATATGTTGAAAAAGTAGTTGCGGGCGAATCAGATATTCTCTGGAAAGGAAAACCGCTCTACTTTGCTAAAACTTCTGGAACGACTTCTGGCTCAAAATATATTCCAATTACAAAAGAATCAATGCCAACTCATGTTGAAGCAGCTCGAAACGCAATTTTATTGTACGTTGCCGAAACTGGAAATACAGATTTTGTAGACGGAAAAATGATCTTTTTGCAAGGAAGTCCAGTCTTAAAAGAAGAAAATGGCGTAAAACTCGGACGACTTTCAGGAATTGTAGCGCATTATGTACCTGGTTATTTGCAAAAAAATAGAATGCCAAGTTGGGAAACCAATTGCATTGACGATTGGGAAACCAAAGTAGAAGCAATTGTTGATGAAACGTTGCCTGAAAAAATGGCGATTATTAGCGGAATTCCTTCGTGGGTTCAAATGTATTTTGAACGTATTCAAGAACGAACAGGCAAAAAAATAGGCGATGTTTTTCCAGATTTTAAATTGTTCATTTTTGGTGGCGTGAATTACGAACCGTATCGAAATAAGTTTGAAAACCTTATTGGAAGAAAAGTAGACAGCATTGAATTGTATCCAGCAAGTGAAGGATTTTTTGCGTTTCAAGATGAACAAGAAGATAAAGGAATGTTATTGCAATTGGATTCGGGAATTTTCTATGAATTCATCAAAGCAGACACGTTTTTTGATTCAACTCCAACACGAATTACACTAAAAGATGTAAAACTTGGCGTTAATTACGTACTAATAATTTCTTCAAACGCAGGACTTTGGGCGTATAATATTGGCGATACTGTTGAGTTTACTTCTTTAAAACCGTATAAAGTAATTGTTTCGGGACGCATCAAACATTTTATTTCGGCATTTGGCGAACACGTGATTGGTAAGGAAGTAGAACATGCATTAAACGAAGCACTGCAACAATCTGGCGCAAGCATTAATGAATTTACCGTTGCGCCAAAAATAGATCCTGAAATCGGTTTGCCATATCACGAATGGTTTATAGAATTTGAAAAAGAACCTGAAAATATGGATGCTTTTGAAAAAATAATAGACGCTTCTTTACAAACGCAAAATAGTTATTATTTTGACTTGATAAAAGGGAAAGTATTAAAGCCATTACAAGTTACCAAAATTCAAAAAGATGGATTTCAAAACTATATGAAATCGATTGGGAAATTGGGCGGACAAAACAAAATTCCGAGATTATCAAACGATAGAAAAATCGCGGAAACGCTAACGAATTACAAAAAAGCATAG
- a CDS encoding M23 family metallopeptidase, producing MAKDKQKKQRLKKRLLHKYRLVILNEDTFEERISFKLTRLNVFVLVTFSAILLIVLTTFLIAFTSLREYIPGYSSTALKQKAIDLNEKIDSLQQVTVRDSMYLASIRNVLTGEIKSASINKDSLYRSVEVDPDEVDLTPSKQDSLLREEVAQEDKYNLFETATSKVNFVLFPPVKGQITQEFNPKEKHFAIDVVVPKGTPVKATADGTVIFSEWTAATGYVIIIEHANNMISVYKHNASLTKQQSDLVTAGEVIATVGNTGELTTGPHLHFELWSEGYPVNPATFIDFKL from the coding sequence ATGGCAAAAGATAAACAGAAAAAACAACGATTAAAAAAGAGACTTTTGCACAAGTATCGGTTGGTAATTCTCAATGAAGATACTTTTGAAGAGCGTATTTCCTTTAAACTGACACGTTTAAATGTTTTCGTGTTGGTCACGTTTTCCGCAATTCTACTCATTGTATTAACAACGTTTTTAATTGCCTTTACCTCATTGCGAGAATATATTCCAGGCTATTCATCAACGGCTTTGAAGCAAAAAGCGATTGATCTTAATGAAAAAATAGATTCGTTACAACAAGTCACCGTAAGAGATTCTATGTATTTGGCGTCTATTCGTAATGTCCTTACGGGAGAAATAAAAAGCGCAAGCATCAATAAAGATTCCTTATACCGATCGGTTGAGGTTGATCCTGACGAAGTTGATTTAACGCCAAGTAAACAAGATTCATTACTACGAGAAGAAGTTGCGCAAGAAGACAAATACAATCTGTTTGAAACTGCAACGTCCAAAGTCAACTTTGTGCTATTTCCGCCTGTAAAAGGACAAATTACACAAGAATTTAATCCGAAAGAAAAACACTTTGCCATTGATGTTGTAGTTCCAAAAGGCACGCCCGTAAAAGCAACTGCTGACGGAACCGTTATTTTTTCCGAATGGACAGCAGCTACAGGATATGTTATCATTATTGAACATGCAAACAATATGATTTCGGTATACAAACACAATGCATCTCTCACCAAACAACAAAGTGATTTGGTCACCGCAGGCGAAGTTATTGCTACGGTTGGAAATACAGGCGAGTTAACAACTGGTCCACATTTACACTTTGAACTTTGGAGCGAAGGTTATCCTGTAAATCCGGCAACATTTATTGATTTTAAACTATAA
- the tatA gene encoding twin-arginine translocase TatA/TatE family subunit, producing the protein MMTLNMFLAIPGGYSIILIVVVVLLLFGGRKIPELMRGLGSGIKEFKDATKEDETPKKVDKE; encoded by the coding sequence ATGATGACTTTAAATATGTTTTTAGCAATTCCTGGCGGATATTCAATTATCCTGATCGTTGTTGTAGTATTACTTTTATTTGGAGGAAGAAAGATTCCTGAATTAATGCGTGGCTTAGGTAGCGGAATTAAAGAATTTAAGGATGCCACAAAAGAAGACGAAACACCAAAGAAAGTAGATAAAGAGTAA
- a CDS encoding Crp/Fnr family transcriptional regulator, with translation METTENIFEHFEQFIKLSDTLKAELQDRLQLVTFKKGELILDANQISTKSYFIRKGMLRTYFLKDGKEISEYFSSKNEWINSPKSFMQRKTDIYYIDAIETTEVFSLHVNDLGYLFDNFPEMERYARLSMGTVFGHFMERITSMRFASAKEKYAHFRKTYHDIYHRIPLGMIASYIGITQETLSRIRAEK, from the coding sequence ATGGAAACCACCGAAAACATATTTGAACATTTTGAGCAGTTTATCAAACTTTCTGATACATTGAAAGCGGAATTGCAAGATCGGTTACAGCTCGTTACGTTTAAAAAAGGCGAACTTATTTTAGATGCGAATCAAATTTCTACCAAAAGTTACTTTATTCGAAAAGGAATGCTCCGCACGTATTTTTTAAAAGACGGAAAAGAAATTAGCGAATATTTTTCTAGTAAAAATGAATGGATAAACTCGCCAAAAAGCTTCATGCAACGCAAAACAGATATCTATTATATTGACGCGATTGAAACTACAGAAGTTTTTTCGTTACATGTAAATGATTTGGGTTATTTGTTTGATAATTTTCCAGAAATGGAACGCTATGCACGACTTTCTATGGGAACTGTTTTTGGACATTTTATGGAACGAATTACATCGATGCGTTTTGCTTCTGCGAAAGAAAAATATGCACACTTTCGTAAAACATATCATGATATTTACCATCGAATTCCATTAGGAATGATTGCTTCTTATATTGGAATTACGCAAGAAACATTAAGCAGAATTCGTGCAGAAAAATGA
- a CDS encoding alpha/beta fold hydrolase: MISSKNIQRVFLLIFLISTTAFHAQVTLQTKNTEAVLYLGKSEKQPLIVGLGGSEGGNAWTSDYWKKTRDQFLEKGYSFLAIGYFNATETPKLLEKIALEDVHNAILKATQHKNVDSERIAIVGGSRGGDLALLLASYYDDIDCVVSLVPSHAVFPGNTNHFTTSSWTYNNAELPFIPVNEASVPFLMKRDLRGTFTAMLQDTVAEQKALIKVENIKAPILLISATEDEIAPTTPMCNKIINRLKQHDFPYYTEHIAIVGSHAKPLQHFELVFNFLKHKFPVNK; the protein is encoded by the coding sequence ATGATTTCATCAAAAAATATACAACGCGTATTTCTACTAATATTCTTAATTTCTACAACAGCATTTCATGCGCAAGTAACGCTTCAAACAAAAAATACAGAAGCCGTTTTATATCTTGGAAAAAGCGAAAAACAACCTTTGATTGTCGGACTTGGCGGTTCGGAAGGTGGAAATGCTTGGACTAGTGATTATTGGAAAAAAACCAGGGATCAATTTCTTGAAAAAGGCTATTCTTTTTTAGCAATTGGCTATTTTAACGCAACAGAAACTCCTAAACTTTTAGAAAAAATTGCGCTTGAAGATGTGCATAATGCAATTCTAAAAGCAACACAACATAAAAATGTAGATTCTGAGCGAATTGCCATTGTTGGCGGTTCTCGTGGCGGAGATTTAGCGTTGCTACTAGCGAGTTATTATGACGACATTGATTGCGTGGTGAGTTTAGTGCCAAGTCATGCGGTTTTTCCTGGAAACACCAATCATTTTACAACTTCATCTTGGACGTACAACAACGCTGAATTGCCTTTTATTCCTGTAAATGAAGCTTCCGTACCGTTTTTGATGAAACGTGATTTACGCGGAACTTTCACAGCAATGTTACAAGATACAGTTGCAGAACAAAAAGCGTTGATTAAGGTTGAAAACATAAAAGCGCCTATTTTATTAATTTCAGCAACCGAAGACGAAATTGCGCCAACTACGCCAATGTGTAACAAAATTATCAACAGATTGAAACAGCACGACTTTCCATATTACACGGAACATATTGCTATTGTTGGTTCGCATGCAAAACCTTTACAGCATTTTGAATTGGTATTTAATTTTTTAAAACATAAATTTCCTGTGAATAAGTAA